Genomic segment of Paenibacillus sp. FSL R5-0623:
GCAGCCCATGCTGGAAGTCCAAGAGCCGCGAGACAAGTCGTCCGTATTCTGCACTCGATGAGCCGCAAGGAACGTCTGCCCTGGCACCGTGTCGTCAACGCAAAAGGCGAAATCTCCATACCGGACGAACACTCTCGCATGATGCAGGAAACAGAACTGATTAGCGAAGGTGTGGAGTTTCAACTGAACGGAACCATTAATCTCAAACAGTTCGGTCATGAGCCCGATCCTGTATTTCTTATCGATCCAACGATCCAGCCCGAATAATAAAAGTGCTCTCCTCCTATGGCGCACACCAAAAAAAGAGAACTCAAGCAGTTAGGGTTACCCCTTTTCAACTGCTAGAGTTCTCTTTTTTTTTTTTTATCTGATGTTCGTTACGCTGTAGCCGTCGCTTTTTCCTGTTCTACAGTAACAGGTTCAACAGCTGGTTTTGTTTTCCGAATAAAGAACGCCATGATCAAAGCAACCACGGTCATTCCGGTAGCCACGATGAATGCATAGTTAACACCGTAAATCGTTGCATCTGCTGTAGCTGCTAACATCGCTGTCTTATTATTAGGGTCAACTTGGCCAGCAGCCACTGCATCCGCCAGATGTGTTTTGAGCTTGCTACTCATGATAGTAACCAGAATGGCTGTACCGATCGCACCGGCAACTGTACGCAATGTATTGGACATCGCTGTACCATGCGCGTTCAGACGTTGAGGCAGTTGATTCAGACCTGCTGTCTGGATCGGCATCATGAGCATTGACATACCGAACATACGAGCCGTGTAGATAAACATCATGTAGCCATAAGTAGTATCGATTGCCAGGCGACTCAGTCCAAAAGTTGTAATTGCCGTAATGGCAAGACCTGCAACCGAAAGCCAGCGTGCGCCCACTTTATCAAATATGCGACCTGTAATTGGGGACATAATCCCCATCAATATCGCACCCGGCATCATCAGTAGTCCTGATTCAATCGGTGAGAATCCACGAATGTTTTGCAGGAAAATAGGGAGCAGGATCATACCTGCAAACATCGCCATGGTCACGAGCATATTAATAATTGTTGTTAATGTATACATGTTGTACTTGAAAATACGGAACTCAAGGAGCGGATGATCTGTTGTCAGTTGACGAATAACGAACAGAATCAAGGATATCGCACCTACAACGAGACATCCAATGACAATTGCACTGCCCCATCCATCAGTACCCGCATCACTGAATCCGTAGAGCAAACTACCAAAACCTAGTGTAGATAAAATAACCCCTGGATAATCCAGTTTAGGTCTGGATTGACGTGTTACGTTTTTGACAAAAGCAATACCAATTGCCGTTGCAATAATAGAAAATGGCAAGATGATGTAGAACAACAATCTCCAGGAATAATGCTCAACCACATAACCCGAAAGTGTAGGCCCAATCGCAGGAGCCAGAATCATCGCGATCCCCATGGTTCCCATGGCCTGACCGCGTTTCTCAATTGGGAAGATAGTCAGGAATA
This window contains:
- a CDS encoding MGMT family protein, which produces MTPFTKQVIAIIAAIPEGKVMTYGQIAAHAGSPRAARQVVRILHSMSRKERLPWHRVVNAKGEISIPDEHSRMMQETELISEGVEFQLNGTINLKQFGHEPDPVFLIDPTIQPE
- a CDS encoding DHA2 family efflux MFS transporter permease subunit; this encodes MSTTTAAAPSSAMDNIKKGPIVAALLIGAFVAFLNQTLMNVALPKIMEDLAINANKAQWLTTGYMLVNGVLIPVTAYLIAKFSTRQIFITAMTLFTIGTLVCGLSPTFTILMVGRVIQAAGAGILMPLMTVVFLTIFPIEKRGQAMGTMGIAMILAPAIGPTLSGYVVEHYSWRLLFYIILPFSIIATAIGIAFVKNVTRQSRPKLDYPGVILSTLGFGSLLYGFSDAGTDGWGSAIVIGCLVVGAISLILFVIRQLTTDHPLLEFRIFKYNMYTLTTIINMLVTMAMFAGMILLPIFLQNIRGFSPIESGLLMMPGAILMGIMSPITGRIFDKVGARWLSVAGLAITAITTFGLSRLAIDTTYGYMMFIYTARMFGMSMLMMPIQTAGLNQLPQRLNAHGTAMSNTLRTVAGAIGTAILVTIMSSKLKTHLADAVAAGQVDPNNKTAMLAATADATIYGVNYAFIVATGMTVVALIMAFFIRKTKPAVEPVTVEQEKATATA